The Nitrospira sp. sequence GCCGGCCGTTCTCCATCAACTGCGTGCGCGTGGTGTGCCCAACTACTTCGGGCCACAGCGGCAAGGGAAAGCCGGCGACAATTACCAGGTCGGGGCCGCGCTGCTCCATGATGCGCGTCGACGCGAGAAGATGAATCGAAGCACGCGTATCTGGTATCTCAATGCCTATCAGTCGTTTCTGTTCAATCGGATGCTGGCACGGCGAATCGATCAGATCGACCGAATGTTTGTCGGCGACTGGGCCATGAAGTTGGAGAACGGCGCCTGTTTCCATGTCGACAATGCCGACAATGAGCAGCCGCGAGCAGACCGTTTTGAGATCAGCCCGACGGGAATTCTCTTCGGGTCGCGCGTGTCCTGGGCAAGTAATGAACCCGGTAAAGTCGAGGAAGCTGTCATCGCGGAGGCAGGCACAACCAAAGACGCCCTCATTGCCGCTGCAAAGGCCTGCGGATTCCGCGGCGAACGCCGCGCGCTGCGCGTCCCCCTTGCCGACCTGGAATGGTCGCTGAGCGGGGATGCCCTCACCATCTCCTTCAGTCTGCCTCCAGGCGCCTATGCCACGAGCTTACTCAGAGAGCTGATGAAAGTATCTCCAGCGGGTTAGTTCCCAATCCTCATTCTCTTTCGCCCACAAACCCGGGTGGTACAATAGCTCACAAGCAGAGAGCGGGGCTATGAACCAGTACCAGGAAAGCGTCTACCTTCAAGGACACATCATCGATTCTCTCGTACTGGCGAAGGTGTTGGATCTCATCCTGATGATGGGGGGTACGTTTGACCTTGAAGATGTACATATTGGAAAGACCCGGGAGGAACCATCTCACGCACTCATTCGCATTCGAACAGCCTCGCAATCGCTCTTAGGCGACATCCTCAAGGCGATCCAACCACACGGCGCGTCGGTCAAGTGTGAGGTAGACTGCCGGACCGCCAGCGCGTCCGCCGACGGAGTGTTACCCGATGAGTTCTACGCCACGACGCATTTACCCACCCAGATCCGTCTCAATGGTCGATGGCTGGACGTGGATTGTATCGAGATGGATCTGGCGATTGTAGTCAACGAAGAAGGCTCAGCGGCCCACGCCCTCCCGATGGGCGACGTTCGACGGGGAGATCGAATCGTCGTGGGCCGTGAAGGCGTCCGTGTCATTCCCCTGCAACGTCCGCCTGAACGGGATGTCTTCGGCTTCATGGAATCGCAGGTGTCGGCCGAACGCCCGCACGGCCATATTATTGCCGACATTGCTGCGCGGATGCGCCAACTGCGTGAACGGCACAAACGGGGGCAGGCGGATTCGAAGGTCCTGCTCGCGGGTGGGCCTGCGATCATTCACGCAGGAGGACGAGACGCGTTGGCGTGGCTCATCGAGGAAGGATTCGTACACATCCTGTTCTGCGGGAATGCGCTCGCGGCTCACGACATGGAAGCGGACTTGTACGGCACCTCATTAGGGTTTGGGCTGACCGCGGGTCGCGCGGTCCCGCATGGCCATGAGCATCATTTGCGGACGATCAACCGCATTCGGGCAATCGGCAGTATTGAATCGGCGGTCACCTCCGGCGTCATCAAGCAGGGGATTATGGCATCCTGCGTCCGACAAGGCATTCCGGTCGTGATGGCGGGAACGATCCGCGACGACGGCCCGCTTCCCGGTGTGATCACGGATTCCGTCCGCGCACAAAGCGCCATGCGTGCCGCAGTTCCCGGTGTCGGGCTGGCATTGCTGGTCGCATCCACGCTGCATGCCGTGGCAACCGGGAATCTCTTGCCGGCAACGGTTCCGACCGTCTGTGTGGACGTGAATCCCTCCGTACCGACCAAGCTCGCCGATCGCGGAAGTTTTCAGGCTGTGGGGCTCGTGATGGACGCGGCATCGTTTCTGTCCGAGTTGGCCAGACTCCTAGGACGGCCGGCATGAACCACCTGCTCGTATGCCCTCCTGATTTTTTCGGGGTGGAGTATGAGATCAACCCCTGGATGCGGCTCAGCAATCGGGTGGATCACGAACAGGCGATGCGACAGTGGCATGCGCTCATGCAGGTCTTCGAGAAGGATGTGGGTGTCGCGCTTGAGCGCATGACGCCGATCGCCGGGCTGCCGGACTTGGTGTTTACCGCCAATGCCGGTGTCGTCGTGGGACACAGGGCAGTGGTGAGCCGATTCCGTTACCCTCAGCGGCAACGGGAAGAGGCGTATTTCGAGCATTGGTTTCGCGGACACGCGTACGACATCACCACGCTCGAGGAGGGACTCTTCTTTGAAGGCGCGGGGGACCTCCTGGGCTTTCCGGAGTGTTGGTACGGGGGATATCGTCAGCGATCGGACATTCGTGCGTTCACGGTCTTGAGCGAACACTTCCAACGGGAGATTATCCCCCTTGAACTCGTCGATCCTCGCTTCTATCACCTCGATACCTGTTTCTGTCCGTTAAGCGGAGGCGAGCTCCTGTACTTCGAAGCCGCATTCGACGTCTATGGCCGGACGGCTATTGCTGAACGCGTTCCCGACCGTTTCCGTCTGACTGTTCCGGAAGTTGAAGCCTTGAAGTTCGCGTGCAATGCCGTCTGTGTCGGAAAGCATGTCGTGCTTCCCACTGGATGTCCCACGACTCAGCACTGGCTCGTCGCGCGAGGATACGAGACTCATCCCGTTCAGCTTGATGAATTCATGAAGTCGGGCGGCTCGGCTAAGTGCCTCACGTTGGCGCTGAACTAGTAGCAATCACTCAATAGGGGCCATCTGCGGAAAGCGGTGCTTCCCATCATGCTGTCTGCCTGACAATGACGGTTAGGCTTATTTCTTCCGGAACAGGAATGCTCCGTACAGGCCTGCAATCGCAATCGTAACCAGCTCGATAGTCAGGAGCATGCGGCTCACGACGGCTTCCGGCGCGGGTGGAGAAAGGATGAAATACATGCCGAGAAACTCAGGCGTCTGAGTCGGTGGCGTCTCCCATGGAGGGAACAGCACGGCGACAATCAGAAACACGACCATTCCGTAGAGCACCGGGAGATTGAGTTGTTCCGGCACAGAATTATCGGAGCGAGAAGGCGCTGGAGTATCCGTACTTCCGTCGAGCCGCTGCCCGCATTGGATACAGAATCGGTTGATCTCCGGCTGCGACCGGCTGCAGGCAGGGCAGACTTGCATCTTTGGGCATTCCCTGTGTCTCGTCTACATACATGGAAATGTCCTAAAGATGCTAGAGGGGAGCTGCCACGCTAGAAATGGTAATTGATTCCAAACGAAAAGATAATCGGATTATAAATGGCTCGAAATCCAAAAGCTCCGGCGTCATTCGCATCAAAATTGAGGGCCGCATAGTTGTACCGGACTTCTCCGAATCCTGAGATATGGCGTGTAAAGAAATACTCTCCTCCAAACTTGACGTTCAAACCCACTCTGGTTGAGCTCTGCGTCCCTTCAAATCCAGAAACTGTGGTTTTTACACGAGCTAAAAATATTCCAGGGCCGATTCCTAGGTAGGGTTGGAGCCTTGTCTTGTGATACCGCAACATAAGATTGAAGGGGGCGACAGTAATAACTCGAAAATGATCACCCGGCAGACTGCCTATGATATCGCCCCCAGGCACAGGACCAACCCCGTTTAAGATCGATCCCTGAAGAATGCTAACTCTTGTCGACTGTTCCTCAATGTGAGGTGTCCTATAGTATGCCTCCGCCTCGAGACCAAACCACGGCACTTGCGGAAAGTAGTAGCCGATTTTCCCGCCCAGCATTGGAGAACTGGCTAAGTCACGGCCTGACATAGATCCTGGAGGAGAGAGTGTGGATCCGGGAGGACCACCGAGATCAGTAAGATCAACTCTAGCCAGTTTGTTGTTGTCGCCGAATAGTGTGGTTCCGATTTGGCCTCCAATGTATATTTCCGAATAGGCAGTCGGCACAATCAGAATCAGCGCAAAGGATACTTGCAGAAACGTCTTTGTAAAGATCCCCGAGTGAGCCCATACAGGAGCGTGTGGTTCCATTGGCAATCCTCCGGGATCGCTCATATTCCTTATCCTCACCTATCCTATTGCTTGAAGCAGGGATCACGAAATCATTTCTGAAATCTTGACGAAAGAAGAGCACGCCATACGTGCGTCCACAGGACACGCACTCGGCCGAGAGTGAGCCGGCATCGACAAGTTCAGACGGATGGCTCCTCAATTCGTTGACAGATACTCGATAGCTTCCTATATAATCCGCCGGTGCCAATACACGCGCGATTCTTACCATTACGCTGATCTTCTGATGCCAGCCATCAACGCGATCGCGATTATCGGAGCCGGTGCCTGGGGTACTGCTTTGGCCAAACACCTTGCCGAGAAAGGGTTCGCCGTTCGTCTTTGGGCTTATGAACACGATGTCGTCAGCGCGATCAACGCCTCTCACGAAAACCCCGTTTTCCTTAAAGGGGTCACGCTCCCTCGAAGTTTGACGGCAACTCACTCTCTCGTTGAAGCCGTAACGGGTTGCGAAGGGATTGTTTTTGCCGTTCCTTCACATGCCACTCGATCCGTATTGCACAAGATGGCCCCCGCTCTCCCCGGCTCCATACCGTTGGTGTGCGCAACCAAGGGCATCGAGGAACACACCACCAAACTGATGACTGAGGTCATGGAAGATGAGTTGCCGCCCTCTATGCACCGTTCATTCATGGTGCTCTCCGGCCCCAGCTTCGCATCGGAATTCAGTGCGGGCCGACCTACGGCCGTGTGTTTGGCCGGCACCGATGGGGAATTGGTCAGGCGGTTTCAGGGCGCGTTGATGACACCCGCGTTTCGTGTGTACGCCGATACCGATATGATCGGTGTTCAACTCGGCGGCGCACTGAAGAACGTGATGGCGCTGGCCGCCGGCGTGATTGATGGGTTGGAGCTCGGCCTCAATGCCCGGGCAGCCCTCATTACACGCGGTCTGGCTGAGACCATTAGGCTTGGCATCGCGATGGGAGCTGATCCACGGACCTTCTATGGGCTCTCCGGTGTCGGCGATCTGGTATTGACATGTACGGGGGCGCTGAGCCGCAACCATTCAGTCGGTGTCCGGCTTGGTCGAGGGGAAACACTTGAGACGATTTTGGCCGGGATGCAGGCGGTCGCAGAAGGCGTACGGACGGCTCGTGCGGCATTCGCATTGGCCCGCCGCTATCAGGTCGATATGCCGATCACACAAGAGATCAACGCCGTCCTGTACGACGATAAGTCGTGTCGGAAGGCCGTGAGTGATCTCATGGAACGGGATGCCAAACCAGAGAAGGAATGGGCATGAATCCGGAAGGACTCGAACGGCTGCTGCGGGAGGTCCATCGGGGAGAGGTCACGGTGGAACAGGCACTCCAACGCCTGCGGTCCCTGCCTTTTGAGGACCTCGGCTTTGCCTCGCTCGATCACCACCGGTCGCTCCGTCAAGGATTTCCCGAAGTCGTCTTGTGCGAGGGGAAGACTACCGCACAAGTGATCGCGATCGCTCGGGCTCTTATCAAAAAAGAGGGACCGTTTCTCGCCACTCGCGCCGACCCAACAGTCGCGCGCGCCATTCGCCGCATGGCCCCCCGGGCACGCTACCATCCGGACGCGCGCATCGTGGCGATTCATCCCTCAAAACCAAAACATCTGGGGCATATACTTGTGGTCACCGCGGGGACTGCCGATGTGCCCGTGGCCGAAGAAGCCCGTGTCACAGCAGAAGTCATGGGGAGCCATGTGGAACAACTGTACGATGTCGGCGTCGCAGGGATCCATCGGCTGCTTGGGAAAAAAGACCGGCTGTTTGATGCGCAGGTGGTGGTCGTCGTCGCCGGTATGGACGGCGTCTTACCGAGTGTCGTCGGTGGCTTGGTGCAGTGTCCGGTCATCGCCGTCCCGACCAGCCGCGGCTATGGGGCGAGTTTCGGAGGACTGGCTGCTCTTTTGACGATGCTCAATTCTTGCGCAGCGGGGGTGGGGGTGATGAATATCGACAATGGATTCGGCGCGGCATGTCTCGCGCATCGAATCAATATGTTGGGTGCGAGGCGTTAGCCACGAGACAGGCTATCGAGCGTCACTTCACTTCCAGCGTTCCACGTTTCGGCCACGCGACCATCACTGTGCGCAATCCTTTTTCTCCATTGGCCAACAGCTTAGTGCGCACTTCATAGGAATAGGTCCCCACGCCGGAAAGTTGCTTGCGGTGGTTCTGCCCATCCCAGGCCAGTTCGACGGAAACCTTCGATCGTTCCGTTTCTCCGTCCGTGGTTGATGAGATTGGGACGGCCTGTCGATGCGTGAGAAACCGAAGTGATGTTTTCGAAGGAGAACTGATGAGAGAGGTCACTTCAAGAATCATGTCCCTGTCCACCTCTTTAGGAAGCTGGACCGTCACGGAAAACTGAAGAGGTCCGTTGCCCAAGGTATAGGGAGTCGGGGCGATATTGAGGTTGACGATTTTGAGCTCCGGTTCAGGGCGAGGAATGCGAGTCGGCTTAACCTTTGAGTGACTGTCCGCAGGGAGAAACACTGCAAGGCTGCCACACAGGGTCAGCAGCGCCAGTACAAACCTCGTACGACGTACGTGGGTTGAAGTCGTCAACGAGAACGGGAACCGTGTTTTCATGAGTGACGCGGGAACACTCGCCAAAATGTACGGTCAGCACAGCGTAACCGTATTGTTAGGGGGATAACATAGCATTCCTGGGGTGTCAATGAAGCTTCAACAATGTTCCGTGAGACGGTTCTGATTGATCACGATAACAATGATTGCCGTTTCGCCGACACCTTGGGTAATATGACCGGTCTTTTTTCGCGTCACCCAGTGAGGAGCCTTGTGGGCCGACATCTCCATTTCGATTGTTTCTCCGGAGTGAGCGGAGACATGGTCTTGGGGGCGCTCGTGAGCGCCGGTTTGCCGTGGGCTGAATTGGTCAACGGCCTCAAACGACTGAAGCTCAGCGGCTATCGGTTACGTAAACGTGATGTGCATCGCGGCACACTGCCCGCGATAAAGGTCGATGTGATCATTCAGAAGGGGTTTCAACGGCCGTTGACCCTCTCGCGCATTCGGCAAATTCTTGCTTCCAGCACGTTGCCCGATCTCGTCAAGGAGCGAAGCCGGTCGATTTTCGACCGACTGGCGGAGGCGGAAAGCCACGCCCATGGAGTCGAAGTCAAAGATGTTCACTTTCATGAGGTCGGCGTCGTGGATTCTTTTATCGATGTCGTCGGAGGGGTCTTGGGCTGCCATCTCTTGAACGCGACCCGAATTACCTCCTCGGCCATCAACGTGGGGGCCGGTTCGATTCGGACTTCCCACGGGCTCCTGCCCGTTCCAGGACCGGCTGTGGCGGCGCTGACGAACGGTGTGCCGATCTATTCCGACGGTCCACGCGTCGAGCTTGCGACTCCCACCGGTGTCGCCTTACTTCGGACGTTGGCATCGGAATTCGGCGCCCTGCCGATGATGAACAGTGTGGCGGTGGGATACGGAGCCGGCGACCGAGATCCAGAAGGGTGGCCGAATGCCTTGCGCGTGTTTTTGCAGGAGGAGTCGGTTCCGGATAGGCGCCGAATTCAACGGGTGATGCAGATTGAAACGAATCTTGACGACCTCAATCCACAGCTCTATGAGCACATCATGGAGCGACTGTTCGACGTGGGAGCCGTGGATGTCGCACTGGTTCCCGTCGTGATGAAAAAGAGTCGCCCAGGTGTCGTCCTGAGCTGCCTTGCCACGCAAGACCAGACCGAGGCCGTGCTTGAAGTCCTGTTCCAGGAAACCTCCACTCTCGGAATACGGCTTCAAGAGGTAACCCGGCAGATCCTTCCCCGCCGGTTCGTCTCTGTCACGATGCAGGGTGGCGTGGTGCGTATGAAGGTCGCCGAAGTCGGTGCTGGATGGGGAAAAGCAGCACCGGAGTATATGGACTGTAAGAATATCGCAAAACGAACCGGTCGCCCGCTCAAGACCGTCATGGAGGAAGCGATGCTGGCCTATCGACAAGGACTCACCAAGCGCAGAACGGCACACGTGCGAGGCCGGGCGTGACCGTTCTTTTCTACGTTCTCCTCTTTGTCGTCTCTGTCGTAGTCACACTTGGCGGTTGCGCGCTCTTTACCAATGCCATCGAATGGCTGGGCAAACGGATGGGGATCTCCGAAGGCGCGGTGGGCAGTGTCTTTGCCGCAATCGGCACGACCTTGCCTGAAACGTCAATCCCGATCATCGCCATTTTCTTCGGTGAAAGCCACGAGGAGCTCGAGGTTGGATTGGGAGCCATCTTGGGAGCGCCGTTCATGCTCAGCACACTGGTGCTCCCCATTTTGGCCCTTCTCGTCGTGCTCTATGCACGGGCAGGCAAACGGACCGCGCGATTTCATCTCAACTATCGTGAAGTCCTCACGGATCTGACGTTTTTTATGATCGGATACATGATCGCCTTGGGCTGCGCCTTCGTGCCTTCGAGGCTGATTCATCTCATCGCGGCCTGCGGGTTGATCGCACTGTATATCTACTACATGAAACTTAAATTCACCCCGTCGGGCGAAGAGGAAAGCGGTGAGTTGGATCCGCTGATTTTCGACAAGCACGCAGCCGTCCCTTCGCATGCAATGATCGGCTTTCAAGCTCTCTTGGGTTTGGGTGGGTTGATATTGGGGGCCCACCTGTTCGTCACGGCTGCCGAATCGATGGCCGGCCTGTTCGCGATGTCGCCGCTGATTTTGGCCCTGCTGATTGCGCCAC is a genomic window containing:
- the larB gene encoding nickel pincer cofactor biosynthesis protein LarB; protein product: MNPEGLERLLREVHRGEVTVEQALQRLRSLPFEDLGFASLDHHRSLRQGFPEVVLCEGKTTAQVIAIARALIKKEGPFLATRADPTVARAIRRMAPRARYHPDARIVAIHPSKPKHLGHILVVTAGTADVPVAEEARVTAEVMGSHVEQLYDVGVAGIHRLLGKKDRLFDAQVVVVVAGMDGVLPSVVGGLVQCPVIAVPTSRGYGASFGGLAALLTMLNSCAAGVGVMNIDNGFGAACLAHRINMLGARR
- a CDS encoding tRNA pseudouridine(13) synthase TruD, whose translation is MMQVIDPFLTGNIPGIGGHIRATPEDFQVEERPLYLPCGEGEHLYVAITKRNLSTPDLVRRLSSSLGIKAQAIGVAGLKDARAVTTQMVSLQGITPDQVPNVKIDDTLLSLQILGRHRNRLRTGHHGGNRFRLVIRQVADHAVEAVPAVLHQLRARGVPNYFGPQRQGKAGDNYQVGAALLHDARRREKMNRSTRIWYLNAYQSFLFNRMLARRIDQIDRMFVGDWAMKLENGACFHVDNADNEQPRADRFEISPTGILFGSRVSWASNEPGKVEEAVIAEAGTTKDALIAAAKACGFRGERRALRVPLADLEWSLSGDALTISFSLPPGAYATSLLRELMKVSPAG
- the larC gene encoding nickel pincer cofactor biosynthesis protein LarC, encoding MGRHLHFDCFSGVSGDMVLGALVSAGLPWAELVNGLKRLKLSGYRLRKRDVHRGTLPAIKVDVIIQKGFQRPLTLSRIRQILASSTLPDLVKERSRSIFDRLAEAESHAHGVEVKDVHFHEVGVVDSFIDVVGGVLGCHLLNATRITSSAINVGAGSIRTSHGLLPVPGPAVAALTNGVPIYSDGPRVELATPTGVALLRTLASEFGALPMMNSVAVGYGAGDRDPEGWPNALRVFLQEESVPDRRRIQRVMQIETNLDDLNPQLYEHIMERLFDVGAVDVALVPVVMKKSRPGVVLSCLATQDQTEAVLEVLFQETSTLGIRLQEVTRQILPRRFVSVTMQGGVVRMKVAEVGAGWGKAAPEYMDCKNIAKRTGRPLKTVMEEAMLAYRQGLTKRRTAHVRGRA
- a CDS encoding NAD(P)-dependent glycerol-3-phosphate dehydrogenase, with the translated sequence MPAINAIAIIGAGAWGTALAKHLAEKGFAVRLWAYEHDVVSAINASHENPVFLKGVTLPRSLTATHSLVEAVTGCEGIVFAVPSHATRSVLHKMAPALPGSIPLVCATKGIEEHTTKLMTEVMEDELPPSMHRSFMVLSGPSFASEFSAGRPTAVCLAGTDGELVRRFQGALMTPAFRVYADTDMIGVQLGGALKNVMALAAGVIDGLELGLNARAALITRGLAETIRLGIAMGADPRTFYGLSGVGDLVLTCTGALSRNHSVGVRLGRGETLETILAGMQAVAEGVRTARAAFALARRYQVDMPITQEINAVLYDDKSCRKAVSDLMERDAKPEKEWA
- a CDS encoding outer membrane beta-barrel protein, whose product is MSDPGGLPMEPHAPVWAHSGIFTKTFLQVSFALILIVPTAYSEIYIGGQIGTTLFGDNNKLARVDLTDLGGPPGSTLSPPGSMSGRDLASSPMLGGKIGYYFPQVPWFGLEAEAYYRTPHIEEQSTRVSILQGSILNGVGPVPGGDIIGSLPGDHFRVITVAPFNLMLRYHKTRLQPYLGIGPGIFLARVKTTVSGFEGTQSSTRVGLNVKFGGEYFFTRHISGFGEVRYNYAALNFDANDAGAFGFRAIYNPIIFSFGINYHF
- a CDS encoding sodium:calcium antiporter, whose protein sequence is MTVLFYVLLFVVSVVVTLGGCALFTNAIEWLGKRMGISEGAVGSVFAAIGTTLPETSIPIIAIFFGESHEELEVGLGAILGAPFMLSTLVLPILALLVVLYARAGKRTARFHLNYREVLTDLTFFMIGYMIALGCAFVPSRLIHLIAACGLIALYIYYMKLKFTPSGEEESGELDPLIFDKHAAVPSHAMIGFQALLGLGGLILGAHLFVTAAESMAGLFAMSPLILALLIAPLATELPEMSNSFLWLYRKKDRLAVANVTGAMVFQGTLPVSLGLIGTEWMIAPSALTTMVLAVQAVGLCLLQILIGGQWRPWLLAAGAVFYIGYTLHLYVN
- a CDS encoding TIGR00300 family protein codes for the protein MNQYQESVYLQGHIIDSLVLAKVLDLILMMGGTFDLEDVHIGKTREEPSHALIRIRTASQSLLGDILKAIQPHGASVKCEVDCRTASASADGVLPDEFYATTHLPTQIRLNGRWLDVDCIEMDLAIVVNEEGSAAHALPMGDVRRGDRIVVGREGVRVIPLQRPPERDVFGFMESQVSAERPHGHIIADIAARMRQLRERHKRGQADSKVLLAGGPAIIHAGGRDALAWLIEEGFVHILFCGNALAAHDMEADLYGTSLGFGLTAGRAVPHGHEHHLRTINRIRAIGSIESAVTSGVIKQGIMASCVRQGIPVVMAGTIRDDGPLPGVITDSVRAQSAMRAAVPGVGLALLVASTLHAVATGNLLPATVPTVCVDVNPSVPTKLADRGSFQAVGLVMDAASFLSELARLLGRPA